A genomic region of Papaver somniferum cultivar HN1 chromosome 7, ASM357369v1, whole genome shotgun sequence contains the following coding sequences:
- the LOC113296273 gene encoding uncharacterized protein LOC113296273, whose product MEELMKHPINFSSSEAPDSGRNHNDSLVVTMAIALPEHEEEEEKPKSVPWALPKILIDGGSSVEILLYETFKKIGLKEKCLIPSTYNIFDFNGSSTFPRGEVTLEISVGKILTSTTFCVVTVVSPSTSILGRSWVHGIKGFASTYHQRLRFPTPNGIVEIIGDSGEAKYCYDMDVRNGENKVNLPKKGKKRAKNAKSQEEIDTYIA is encoded by the coding sequence ATGGAGGAATTGATGAAACATCCCATCAACTTTTCATCCTCCGAAGCACCAGATAGTGGAAGAAACCATAATGATTCTCTAGTGGTCACGATGGCTATTGCACTGCCCGAAcacgaagaggaagaagagaagccAAAATCAGTTCCATGGGCACTGCCTAAAATATTGATCGATGGCGGAAGCTCTGTCGAAATCTTATTATATGAAACGTTTAAGAAGATTGGCTTGAAAGAAAAATGCCTCATACCATCCACGTATAATATCTTTGATTTCAATGGATCGTCAACCTTTCCTAGAGGCGAAGTGACTCTAGAGATTAGTGTAGGGAAAATACTGACCTCGACTACCTTCTGTGTAGTAACTGTAGTTTCACCTTCTACCTCTATTCTCGGGCGATCCTGGGTTCATGGAATTAAAGGATTCGCGTCAACTTACCATCAGAGGTTAAGGTTCCCAACCCCCAATGGGATCGTAGAGATCATAGGAGATTCCGGCGAAGCGAAGTATTGTTACGACATGGATGTGCGAAATGGTGAAAATAAGGTCAATTTACCAAAAAAGGGGAAGAAAAGAGCTAAAAACGCTAAAAGTCAGGAGGAGATTGATACTTATATTGCATAA